The Deltaproteobacteria bacterium genomic sequence CAACGCCCGCGTGACGACCACGCCGCTGTCGCCGCGGTCGCCGGGGCGGAGCGCGGTTTCGAGATAGAACAGCTCGTCCTCGTGCCGAATCGTGCGCGCGTCGCCGTCCACCAACAGTGCGCGCACGTCGTCCCGCAGCTGCGCGCGGACGTAGTGCCGATCGTCGACGGGCAGCGCGTCGGGATCGAGTTCGACGACGAGGTCGGCTCGTTTGGCGCCGTTCGGCAGCGCGGCGGCGAATCGTTTGACCGCCTGCTCGCCCGGGCGCAGCGACACGGTGGCGGCGGCGACGGGGCGGCCATCGATCGACAGTCGAATGCCGCGCTCGTCAATCGGCGTCGTGCCGAAGTTGGCGACGGTCGCGGTCACGCGCACGCCGCGGCTCCCGGCCGCGGGGTCGGTTTGCACCTGGACGTCGACGACCGCGGCGTTGTCGATCGTGCGTTCTCCGGGCGCCCCGCCGAGAGGATTGACGAGCGCGATCGGCGGGAGGTCGCCGCGGTCGGGCAGGTCGCCGCGCGTCCACCCGCGCACCGGCACGCCGATCACGTAGATCGTCTTGACGGCCTGGCGCGACTGCGCGAGCAGGCGTGCGGCGCGCGCGAGGGCGCCGGCCAGATCGCCGGGACGCGGTTGAGGCCGCATGCCGGCCAGTGTGTCGCGCAGCGCCAGCGGGTCGCGCCCCAGCCCGTCGGGCGCCGGCGCGCCCTCGGCAAGCGGGACGATCGCGATCTCCGCCTCGGGCCCCATGCGGTCCAGCAGCGTGAGCGCCGCGGCACGGATGCGGTCGGCCAGCGGGCGGCCGTCGACGGTCGCGGCCGCCGCGAGGGTGTTGTCGACGACGAGCACCGCGGCCTGCGGGCCGCGCGCGACCGCCGGCCCGTCGGCGGCGCACGAACTAACCGGCTTGGCGAGCGCGAGCGGGATCGCCAGGCACACGAGCACGCGGGACGCCAGCAGCAATAGCTCGCGCAGTTGCAGGCGTCTCGCCACGCGTTTGTTGGAGCCGAGCAGGAAATCGACCGCCGCGAAGCGAACGCGCTTGGCGCGCCGGCGGCCGATGAGGTGCAGTGCGATCGGGATCGCGACGCCGGCGGCGCCGAGCAGCATGGCCGGGGCGAGGAAGTTCACGCGGTGCCCCCGGCGGCCGCGCGCACGCGCGGCATGAGAAAGTCGAGGAGCGATCGCTCGAGCGGTTGCGCCGTCGACACGAGGTGGTGCTCGACGCCGCCGGTGACGCACTCGCGGCGCACGCCGGCGACGAAACGGTTGAGTTCGCGGCGATAGCGCGTGCGGATCGCGTCGGGTTCGGCCAGCAGCTCGGCTCCGCTCTCGAGATCCTCGAAGATCGTGAGGCCCGAAAACGGCAGCGACAGCTCGTGCGGATCGAGGGTCTGAAACACGGCGACGTCGTGGCCGCGGGCGCGCAGCCGGCGCAGCATCGCCAGCGCGTCGCCGCGGCGATCGAACAGGTCGGACGCGACGACGACGAGCCCGCGCCGGCGGCGGGTCAGCTCGGCGACCCGCTCGAGCACCGGGCCGATCGGGTCGGCGCCACTGGCGCCGGCTGCGGTCACCTCGTCGAGCACGCCGAGCAGGTCGTGCAGGTGGGACGTGCGCGCTCGCGGGGGCACGTAGCGCAGGTCGCCGGCGCCGAATACGGTCAGGCCGACGCGGTCGCGCTGGCGGATGAGCAGGTAGGCGAGTGCGGCCAACAGGTGGCTGGCGTAGGCGACCTTGGACAGCCCGTCGCCGCGGTAGGCCATCGACCCGGTCGCGTCGAGCACCAGATGTGCGGTGAGTTCGGACTCTTGCTCGAACTGCTTGACGTAGTAGCGGTCCAGCTTGCCGTAGGCTTTCCAGTCGATGTGCCGCACCTCGTCGCCCGGCGCGTACTCCTTGTGCTCGGAAAACTCGACGGACGATCCGTGCAGGCGAGCCCGGTGCAGGCCCGACAGCGCACCTTCGACGATCACGCGCGCGCGTACCAGCATGGTCTCGAGCTTCGAGACGGCGACGGGATCGAGCAGCGACATGGCGGCGATCAGGTGCGCGCGCGGCCGGGCCGTGCGCTGTGCGTCGGAATTGGGCAGGCGCGCCGGCGCACGACGGCAATCTCCTAGCGGCCGCCGCCGGCGACTGCGGCGACGAGTCGGTCGACGAGGTCGGCGGCGCTGACCCCTTCGGCCTCTGCTTTGTAGTTCAGGATGAGCCGGTGCTGTAGGGTCGGTCGGGCGAGGGCAGTGATGTCCTCGTCGGCGACGGCGAACCGGCCGTCGAGGATCGCGCGCGCCTTCGCCCCGAGGACGAGGTACTGCGACGCGCGCGGACCGGCGCCCCAGGACACGTACTCGCGCACGAACTCGGGGGCGGCGGGGTTTGCCGGACGGGTGGCGCGCGCCAGCGCGACCGCGAGCTTGACGCAATGGTCCGCTACCGGCACCCGCAGTACCAGGTCTTGCAGTTCGATGATGCGGTCGGGCGACAGCACCCGCTGGATGGGCGCCCGGTAGCTCGACGTCTGCTGGCGGACGATCTCCTCTTCCTCGTCCTCGCTCGGATAGTCGACGTCGACCTGGAACATGAAGCGATCGAGCTGCGCCTCCGGCAGGGGATAGGTGCCCTCTTGTTCGATCGGGTTTTGCGTGGCGAACACCCAAAACGGCCGCTCGAGGTCGTAGGTGCGGCCGCCCGCGGTGACGCGGTACTCCTGCATCGACTGCAGCAGCGCCGCCTGGGTCTTCGGCGGCGTGCGGTTGATCTCGTCGGCCAGCACGATGTGGGCGAAGATCGGGCCGCGGATGAACCGAAACACCCGCCTGCCGGTGGAGTGGTCCTCTTCGAGGACGTCCGTTCCGGTGATGTCCGACGGCATCAGGTCGGGCGTGAACTGAATGCGGTTGAAGGTCAGGTTCAGCGTTTCGGCCAGCGTCTGGATGAGCAGCGTCTTTGCGAGGCCGGGGACGCCGACGAACAGGCAGTGACCGCGCGCGAACATCGCGGTCAGGAGGTGGTCGACCACCTGGCGCTGGCCGACGATGCGCTTTTCGATCTCGCGCGCGATGTCGGCGCGCGCGCGCGCGATGTCCTGCACGGCCTC encodes the following:
- a CDS encoding MoxR family ATPase, with amino-acid sequence MDSTRSSITAVESPRETSDLEAVQDIARARADIAREIEKRIVGQRQVVDHLLTAMFARGHCLFVGVPGLAKTLLIQTLAETLNLTFNRIQFTPDLMPSDITGTDVLEEDHSTGRRVFRFIRGPIFAHIVLADEINRTPPKTQAALLQSMQEYRVTAGGRTYDLERPFWVFATQNPIEQEGTYPLPEAQLDRFMFQVDVDYPSEDEEEEIVRQQTSSYRAPIQRVLSPDRIIELQDLVLRVPVADHCVKLAVALARATRPANPAAPEFVREYVSWGAGPRASQYLVLGAKARAILDGRFAVADEDITALARPTLQHRLILNYKAEAEGVSAADLVDRLVAAVAGGGR
- a CDS encoding DUF58 domain-containing protein, whose product is MSLLDPVAVSKLETMLVRARVIVEGALSGLHRARLHGSSVEFSEHKEYAPGDEVRHIDWKAYGKLDRYYVKQFEQESELTAHLVLDATGSMAYRGDGLSKVAYASHLLAALAYLLIRQRDRVGLTVFGAGDLRYVPPRARTSHLHDLLGVLDEVTAAGASGADPIGPVLERVAELTRRRRGLVVVASDLFDRRGDALAMLRRLRARGHDVAVFQTLDPHELSLPFSGLTIFEDLESGAELLAEPDAIRTRYRRELNRFVAGVRRECVTGGVEHHLVSTAQPLERSLLDFLMPRVRAAAGGTA